One genomic window of Quercus lobata isolate SW786 chromosome 9, ValleyOak3.0 Primary Assembly, whole genome shotgun sequence includes the following:
- the LOC115960574 gene encoding glycine-rich cell wall structural protein 2 produces the protein MRPNIFTLILFLLFLITGTSIAAFDTVGSGGGGGKKVEVAEMSSGPNGGTPTGATGSGHGPNWDYNWGWGASPGSGYGYGSGSGRSPTGFGRGVGFGFGSGSGSGSGSGYGYGSGGAHGGGYGSGSGGSGGNGNRSPSESRNKKNHG, from the coding sequence atgcgACCCAACATTTTCACTctcattctctttcttctcttcttgaTCACTGGCACTTCCATTGCGGCCTTCGACACAGTaggcagtggtggtggtggtggaaaaAAGGTTGAAGTTGCGGAAATGTCTTCTGGGCCTAATGGTGGGACCCCAACGGGTGCTACTGGCTCGGGCCATGGTCCCAACTGGGACTACAATTGGGGGTGGGGGGCGAGCCCTGGAAGTGGATATGGCTATGGTTCAGGTTCTGGTCGGTCACCCACTGGGTTTGGCAGGGGCGTTGGCTTTGGTTTTGGTTCTGGTTCTGGGTCTGGCTCAGGCTCTGGCTACGGGTATGGTAGTGGGGGTGCTCACGGTGGTGGGTATGGGTCTGGCAGTGGTGGCTCGGGTGGCAATGGAAATCGCTCACCATCGGAGTCTAGGAACAAAAAGAACCATGGCTGA